CGTCGCGGCCGGCAACGGGGCGGCGCTGGACGGGGCGCCGCGCTTCGCCGACGTCCGGTCCGGCGTCGCCGCCGCCGGCGGCCGGTTCGACCGGGCCGGCAACATCCGGGTCGAGCGGCCCGGGCGCGGGTCGGACCCTGCCGCCGAGCCCGCCGTCTTCGTCTGCGACGCCGGCATCTGGCCGGTGGGCAGCGCCCATTATTGCCGCGGCACCATCGGGCTTCCCGACGGCCTCCTCGCCGGATTCGAGTTCCGGGCGCCGCAGCAGGGGATCGAGGACGCCGCCGTCGCCGCCATCGCCCACATGCGCGACCTCCTGGCGGTGATGCGAGCGAATGAGCAGGGGCGTCCTGCCGCCGGCGAGATCCCCGGTCTGGACGATGGAGCCGCTGTCCGCGGCCGGCTTGACAGGCGGGGAATGCCGGTCTAACAGGTCGATCTGTTATAACATAACATTCCCACGGCGCCCCTTCGCGCCGCCCCTCCTGCCCTCGCGCATGACGGAGACCAGCATGCGAACGCTTCTTCTCGCCCTCGCCCTCACCGCGGCCCTGCCGGGCCTGGCCACGGGCGCCCGGGCCGCCGACAGGACGGCGGTCGTCGCCGCCGAGAATTTCTACGGCGAGCTCGCCGAGCAGATCGGCGGCAAGCACGTCGCCGTCACCAGCATCCTCTCGAATCCGGACCAGGACCCGCATCTGTTCGAGTCCAGCACCTCGACCGCCAAGGCGATCGACGGGGCGGCGATCGTGATCTACAACGGCGTCGACTACGATCCGTGGATGGACAAGCTCCTCGCCGCTTCGTCCAAGCCCGACCGGGTCGGCATCGTGGCCGCCGACCTCGTCGGGGCCAAGAGCGGCGACAATCCGCATCTGTGGTACAAGCCGGAGACGTTCCCGGCGGTGGCCAAGGCGCTCGCCGCGGCGCTCGAGCAGAAGGACCCGGCCCATGCCGCCGAGTACAAGGCCAATCTCGCCAAGTTCGAGGCGTCGCTCGCCCCGATCGCCAAGCAGATCGCGGCCGTCAGGCAGCAGCATGCCGACACGGCGGTGACCGCGACCGAGCCGGTGTTCGGCTACATGGCCGAGGCGCTCGGCTTCAAGATGCTGAACTACGAGTTCCAGGTCGCAACGATGAACGACACGGAGCCGAGCCCGTCCCAGGTCGCGGCCTTCGAGCAGAGCCTGAAGGACGGCAGCGCCAAGATCCTGTTCTACAACAGCCAGGTGACGGACGAGACGACCAAGCGGCTTCTGGCCCTGGCCAAGGACAACAAGGTCGCGGTGGTCGGCGTCACCGAGACCGAACCGAAAGGCAAGACGCTGCAGACATGGTTCAAGAGTCAGCTCGAAGAGGTCCAGCAGGCGCTGAGCCCCAAGTCGCAGTGAACGCCGTCGATTTCGACCGGGTCAGCATCACCTATGGGAGACGTCGGATCCTCTCCGACGTCTCCTTTTCGATTCCGCAAGGCAAGTTCGTCGGCGTGCTCGGCCCGAACGGGGCCGGCAAGAGCACGCTGATGCGCGCCGTCCTCGGCCTGGTGCCGCCGACAGGCGGGCGCATCGGCGTGCTGGGCGAGGCGCCGCGGCGGGGCAACCCGGCCATCGGCTACATGCCGCAGTCGCGCCGCGGCGTCGCCCAGCTCGGGCTGAGCGGCTTCGAGCTGGTGCTCGGCGCCTTCGGCGGCACCCGCTGGGGCTGGCCTTTCCCCTCGCGGGCCGAGAAGGCGGCGGTCTGGGCGGCGCTGGAGCGGGTCGGCGCCGCGGGCCTGGCCAAGCGTCCGGTCGGCGAGCTCTCCGGCGGCGAGCGCCAGCGCCTGCTGATCGCCCAGGCCCTGATCGGCGAGCCGAAGCTGCTGCTGCTCGACGAGCCGCTGGTCAGCCTCGATCCCAGCCACCAGCGCGCCATCGTCGAGCTGACGCGCGACATCGCCGCCGAGCTCGGCATCGCCGTGCTGTTCTGCGCCCACGAGATCAACCCGCTGCTGCGCGCCCTCGACATGGTGCTCTATCTCGGCAACGGCCGGGCGGCGGTCGGCACGGTCGATGCGGTGGTCAATCGCCACGTCCTGTCGGATCTCTACCGCACGCCCATCCACGTCGCCCGCGTCAACGGCCGCATCTTCGTCATGGCCGAGGACGGCGAGCTCGAAAGCCACGCGCATGACCACGATGTTTGACTACGAGTTCATGCGCAACGCCTTCATGGCCTGCACCGTCGTCGGCCTGGTCAGCGGCGCCGTCGGCTATTTCCTGGTGCTGCGGGGCGAGGCCTTCGCCGGCCACGCCCTGTCGCATGTCGGCTTTCCCGGCGCCACCGGCGCGGCGCTGCTCGGCCTCTCGCCTCTCGTCGGCCTCACCGCCTTCACCATCGCCGCCGGCATCTGCATCGGCCTGCTCGGCGCCCGCGCCCATCGCGACATCGCCATCGGCCTGGTGCTGACGCTGTCGCTCGGCCTCGGCCTCCTGTTCCTGCATTTCTACACCAGCTCCGCCACCCAGGCGACGAACCTGCTGTTCGGCAACGTGCTCGGCATCAGCCGCAGCACGGTGCTGGTCCTCGCCGCCTTCGGCGCGGCGAGCCTGGCAGCGCTTGCCGCCATCGCCCGGCCGCTCCTGTTCGCCAGCATCCAGCCGGAGCTGGCCGAGGCGAGGGGCCTCAGGCTCGACCTGGTCTCGGCGCTGTTCATGGTCATCGTCGCGATCACCACGGCGCAGGCGATCCAGATCGTCGGCGTGCTCCTGGTCTTCGCGCTGATGGTCGGTCCCGCCGCCACCGCCATGCGCCTGACGCGGCACGCCTGGAGCGGTGTCGCCCTCTCGGCCGCCGTCGGAGTGGCGATCGCCTGGATCAGCCTCAGCCTCGCCTATGCCACGGACTGGCCGACCAGCTTCTGGATCACCGCGCTGGGCTCGCTCGCCTATGTCGCGAGCTCGCCGCGCCTGGCCGCCGCCTGGGTCCGGCCGAGATAGGCGGCCGCTCTCGCCGTCTTCCCGGGTTGCCGTTCCCGGACGGGGAGGCTAACCATGGCGACCAGGCGCGCAGGGCATCATCACCGGCATGTTGAGCAGGGACCGGATCGAACGGCTTGCGCCTGACCAGGCATCCCTGTCCGCCGCGCTCAAGCTGATGAAGCCGGCGAACTGGCCGCTTCTATCCCGCGACGGCGAGGGCTCGCTGCTCTGGGGCGAATGCCTGGGATCGGGCTCGACGCCCTACCGCATCGTCGCCTCGCCCGCCGACATCGGCTACAAATGCACCTGTCCCAGCCGCAAGTTCCCCTGCAAGCACGTGCTGGCCTTGCTGTGGACGGCGTGCGACAAGCCGGCGGCCTTCGCCGAGGCGTCGCCGCCGGAATGGGTGGCGGATTGGCAGGCGCGCCGGCGTCCGAAGGCGGCCGGGGCGCGGCCCGGCCCAGTCGAGGATGGCGCGCCGCCCGCTTCGCTCGACGATGCGCTGGCCGGCGCGGCGGACGGCGAGGACCGGACGGTCGACCCGAAAGCCGCAGCCCGGGCCGAGGCGCAGCGCCGGCGTCTGCGCGAGGAGCGGGAGGCCGCGGTCCTGACCGCGCTGGACGACCTCGATCGCTGGATCGCCGACCAGCTCGGGCTCGGCCTTGCCGGCTTCGCCCAGCGGGCCTCGCAGGGGCTGCGCACGCTCTCCACCCGCCTCGTCGACAACAAGGCGCAGGGGCTCGCCGCCCGGCTCGATGCGCTGGCGGCCGAGATGTTCCGGGTGCCGGAGGCGATGCGCGGCGACTTCGTGCTCGAGCGCCTCGCCGCCCTCGTGCTGGTCTGCGCCGCCTACCGGCGGCAG
This window of the Labrys wisconsinensis genome carries:
- a CDS encoding SWIM zinc finger family protein, with the translated sequence MLSRDRIERLAPDQASLSAALKLMKPANWPLLSRDGEGSLLWGECLGSGSTPYRIVASPADIGYKCTCPSRKFPCKHVLALLWTACDKPAAFAEASPPEWVADWQARRRPKAAGARPGPVEDGAPPASLDDALAGAADGEDRTVDPKAAARAEAQRRRLREEREAAVLTALDDLDRWIADQLGLGLAGFAQRASQGLRTLSTRLVDNKAQGLAARLDALAAEMFRVPEAMRGDFVLERLAALVLVCAAYRRQDRLSPALREDVRRAVGWTVRRDDLLADPDAPRATSRWIVAATRGEVQPDNLRRLETWLLDAAPAEGRPSVALLVDHVPVSAGASAPPFAAGEVIAGELVYYPSATPLRAQLAARLPGDAAAAWPGLPEGLGPGLAAYEAALASQPWIEAWPLTASGVALARLAPDRLAVTDGAGTVLPLAAAQTAALLPLLGLGPLAAVLVWDGRFATLLAADTPLGPWHEEA
- a CDS encoding metal ABC transporter permease, which encodes MTTMFDYEFMRNAFMACTVVGLVSGAVGYFLVLRGEAFAGHALSHVGFPGATGAALLGLSPLVGLTAFTIAAGICIGLLGARAHRDIAIGLVLTLSLGLGLLFLHFYTSSATQATNLLFGNVLGISRSTVLVLAAFGAASLAALAAIARPLLFASIQPELAEARGLRLDLVSALFMVIVAITTAQAIQIVGVLLVFALMVGPAATAMRLTRHAWSGVALSAAVGVAIAWISLSLAYATDWPTSFWITALGSLAYVASSPRLAAAWVRPR
- a CDS encoding metal ABC transporter ATP-binding protein; protein product: MNAVDFDRVSITYGRRRILSDVSFSIPQGKFVGVLGPNGAGKSTLMRAVLGLVPPTGGRIGVLGEAPRRGNPAIGYMPQSRRGVAQLGLSGFELVLGAFGGTRWGWPFPSRAEKAAVWAALERVGAAGLAKRPVGELSGGERQRLLIAQALIGEPKLLLLDEPLVSLDPSHQRAIVELTRDIAAELGIAVLFCAHEINPLLRALDMVLYLGNGRAAVGTVDAVVNRHVLSDLYRTPIHVARVNGRIFVMAEDGELESHAHDHDV
- a CDS encoding metal ABC transporter solute-binding protein, Zn/Mn family; the protein is MRTLLLALALTAALPGLATGARAADRTAVVAAENFYGELAEQIGGKHVAVTSILSNPDQDPHLFESSTSTAKAIDGAAIVIYNGVDYDPWMDKLLAASSKPDRVGIVAADLVGAKSGDNPHLWYKPETFPAVAKALAAALEQKDPAHAAEYKANLAKFEASLAPIAKQIAAVRQQHADTAVTATEPVFGYMAEALGFKMLNYEFQVATMNDTEPSPSQVAAFEQSLKDGSAKILFYNSQVTDETTKRLLALAKDNKVAVVGVTETEPKGKTLQTWFKSQLEEVQQALSPKSQ